A region from the Papio anubis isolate 15944 chromosome 6, Panubis1.0, whole genome shotgun sequence genome encodes:
- the LOC116275264 gene encoding olfactory receptor 2G3-like, with product MGMTNSSVKGDIILVGFSDQPHLENILFVAVLISYLLTLVGNTVIILICSVDPKLKTPMYFFLIHLSLVDICFTTSIVPQLLWNLKGPAKTITFLGCVIQLYISLALGSTECVLLAVMAFDRYAAVCKPLHYTAVMNPRLCQALAGVAWLSGVGNTLIQGTVTLWLPRCGHQLLHHFFCEVPSMIKLACVDIHDNEVQLFVASLVLLLLPLMLILLSYGHIAKAIIRIKSVQAWCKALGTCGSHLIVVSLFYGTITAVYIQPNSSYAHAHGKFISLFYTVVTPTLNPLIYTLRNNDVKGALRRLFHRDFT from the coding sequence ATGGGCATGACCAATAGCAGTGTCAAGGGAGACATCATCCTAGTGGGCTTCTCGGATCAGCCCCACCTGGAAAACATACTCTTTGTGGCTGTTTTGATATCCTATCTCCTTACCCTTGTGGGAAATACAGTAATTATTCTGATCTGCTCTGTAGACCCTAAACTCAAGACACCCATGTACTTTTTTCTTATTCACCTCTCCTTAGTTGATATCTGTTTTACCACCAGTATTGTCCCTCAGCTGCTGTGGAACCTAAAAGGACCTGCCAAAACAATCACATTCCTGGGTTGTGTCATCCAGCTCTATATCTCCCTGGCATTGGGCTCCACTGAGTGCGTCCTCCTGGCTGTAATGGCTTTTGATCGCTATGCTGCAGTTTGCAAACCTCTCCACTATACAGCTGTAATGAACCCTCGGCTGTGCCAGGCTCTGGCAGGGGTTGCGTGGCTGAGTGGAGTGGGAAACACTCTCATCCAGGGAACTGTCACCCTCTGGCTGCCTCGCTGTGGACACCAGTTGCTCCATCATTTCTTCTGTGAGGTACCCTCCATGATTAAGCTTGCATGTGTGGACATCCATGACAATGAGGTTCAGCTCTTTGTTGCTTCATTGGTCTTACTCCTCTTGCCCTTAATGCTAATATTACTGTCCTATGGACATATTGCCAAGGCGATCATAAGGATCAAGTCAGTCCAGGCCTGGTGCAAAGCCCTAGGGACATGTGGATCCCACTTGATAGTAGTGTCCCTCTTCTATGGGACCATCACAGCTGTCTACATCCAGCCCAACAGTTCTTATGCCCATGCTCATGGGAAGTTCATCTCCCTCTTCTATACAGTTGTGACCCCGACCCTCAATCCCCTCATCTATACACTGAGGAATAATGATGTGAAAGGAGCACTGCGAAGATTATTTCACAGAGACTtcacataa